The Oryzias latipes chromosome 16, ASM223467v1 genome includes a region encoding these proteins:
- the echdc1 gene encoding ethylmalonyl-CoA decarboxylase isoform X2 — MNAFSGAMMVDLEEKVTQLENWTDGKGVIVQGAAQTFCSGSDLNAVRAMSNSQDGMKMCMFMQNTLTRLLRLPLISVALVEGNALGGGAELTTACDFRLMASGSVIQFVHKHMGLVPGWGGAARLVTLVGSRNALKLLGGAVKVDSDLGVHIGLADGVLKVDLDAARAETGLQQAESWLSQYTKGPAPVIKAVKKVVLSGRELSLSDALRTEKDIFGTVWGGPANLQALASKSKHK; from the exons ATGAACGCCTTCTCCG gTGCCATGATGGTGGATCTGGAGGAGAAGGTAACCCAGCTGGAGAACTGGACAGACGGGAAAGGTGTCATTGTTCAGGGTGCTGCTCAGACGTTCTGCTCTGGATCTGACTTAAATGCTGTCAGAGCGATGTCTAACTCACAG GATGGGATGAAAATGTGTATGTTCATGCAGAATACTCTCACAAGGCTGCTCAG GTTGCCTCTCATCTCTGTTGCCCTGGTGGAAGGTAACGCTcttggaggaggagcagagcttACAACCGCCTGCGATTTTAG GTTAATGGCCTCAGGAAGTGTGATCCAGTTCGTGCACAAACACATGGGTTTGGTCCCAGGCTGGGGTGGAGCTGCCCGACTTGTCACCCTGGTTGGAAGCCGAAACGCATTGAAGCTACTCGGAGGCGCTGTAAAGGTGGACTCTGACCTCGGCGTGCACATCGGCCTAGCCGATGGAGTTCTAAAGGTCGACCTGGACGCTGCACGCGCTGAGACTGGCCTGCAGCAGGCGGAGAGCTGGCTCAGCCAATACACCAAAGGACCTGCCCCAGTAATCAAGGCTGTGAAGAAAGTCGTCTTGTCTGGGAGAGAGCTCTCGCTCTCAGATGCTCTGAGGACAGAGAAGGATATATTTGGGACTGTCTGGGGAGGCCCAGCTAACTTGCAGGCACTGGCCAGCAAGTCCAAACACAAGTAA
- the echdc1 gene encoding ethylmalonyl-CoA decarboxylase isoform X1 — protein sequence MVLRAPRPRFLRSICCFGSWARQLQRQSSGSVYSSIHGFSQEEIKEKLQAFPGGSIDLLKQDSGIAVLTINNPPRMNAFSGAMMVDLEEKVTQLENWTDGKGVIVQGAAQTFCSGSDLNAVRAMSNSQDGMKMCMFMQNTLTRLLRLPLISVALVEGNALGGGAELTTACDFRLMASGSVIQFVHKHMGLVPGWGGAARLVTLVGSRNALKLLGGAVKVDSDLGVHIGLADGVLKVDLDAARAETGLQQAESWLSQYTKGPAPVIKAVKKVVLSGRELSLSDALRTEKDIFGTVWGGPANLQALASKSKHK from the exons ATGGTTCTCAGGGCACCAAGGCCACGTTTCCTGAGGAGTATCTGCTGCTTTGGGTCCTGGGCAAG GCAGCTGCAGCGGCAGAGCAGTGGCTCTGTTTATTCCAGCATCCACGGCTTCAGCCAGGAGGAGATCAAAGAGAAGCTGCAGGCCTTTCCTGGGGGCTCCATTGATCTCCTGAAACAGGACTCTGGCATAGCTGTGCTGACCATCAACAATCCTCCTCGCATGAACGCCTTCTCCG gTGCCATGATGGTGGATCTGGAGGAGAAGGTAACCCAGCTGGAGAACTGGACAGACGGGAAAGGTGTCATTGTTCAGGGTGCTGCTCAGACGTTCTGCTCTGGATCTGACTTAAATGCTGTCAGAGCGATGTCTAACTCACAG GATGGGATGAAAATGTGTATGTTCATGCAGAATACTCTCACAAGGCTGCTCAG GTTGCCTCTCATCTCTGTTGCCCTGGTGGAAGGTAACGCTcttggaggaggagcagagcttACAACCGCCTGCGATTTTAG GTTAATGGCCTCAGGAAGTGTGATCCAGTTCGTGCACAAACACATGGGTTTGGTCCCAGGCTGGGGTGGAGCTGCCCGACTTGTCACCCTGGTTGGAAGCCGAAACGCATTGAAGCTACTCGGAGGCGCTGTAAAGGTGGACTCTGACCTCGGCGTGCACATCGGCCTAGCCGATGGAGTTCTAAAGGTCGACCTGGACGCTGCACGCGCTGAGACTGGCCTGCAGCAGGCGGAGAGCTGGCTCAGCCAATACACCAAAGGACCTGCCCCAGTAATCAAGGCTGTGAAGAAAGTCGTCTTGTCTGGGAGAGAGCTCTCGCTCTCAGATGCTCTGAGGACAGAGAAGGATATATTTGGGACTGTCTGGGGAGGCCCAGCTAACTTGCAGGCACTGGCCAGCAAGTCCAAACACAAGTAA